A DNA window from Aureibaculum sp. 2308TA14-22 contains the following coding sequences:
- a CDS encoding glycoside hydrolase family 31 protein codes for MITNTELEIKGNQFPSNIIAYEKNVDTFHFFTANGVTLQVTVIRDSVIRFRYTTTGVFDKDFSYAITKYANKGYDILDIEETKTEYRITTEKLICCINKADAKVALYDANDKALINKDEIGFHWEESYQHGGNIVKMSKVSVKGESYYGLGDKPTHLNLKGKRFQNWVTDSYAYGKDTDPIYKAIPFFTGLSNGKSYGIFFDNTFRSYFDFAQERKDVMSFWAQGGEMNYYFIYGPEMNDVIANYTDLTGKPHQMPPMWSLGFHQCKWSYYPESKVKEVTSTFRKLQIPCDAIYLDIDYMEGFRCFTWNKEYFPDPKRMVKELSDDGFKTVAIIDPGIKIDMEYDVFKEGLENDYFCKRADGPYMKGKVWPGQCYFPDYTNPEVREWWSGLFKELIEDIGVRGVWNDMNEPAVMEVPNKTFPDDVRHDYDGNPCSHRKAHNIYGMQMARATYKGLKKFAYPKRPFVITRSAYSGTQRYTSSWTGDNVATWEHLWIANIQAQRMSMSGFSFAGSDIGGFAEQPDGELFARWIQLGIFHPFCRVHSSGDHGDQEPWAFGDEVTDIVRKFIEMRYQLLPYLYTAFWKYYSDGTPILKSLVMFDQADIQTHFRTDEFIFGDKMLVCPILEPNSKGRRMYIPKGDWYNFWNDELITGGKELWVNSDMDTMPIFIKAGAIIPKYPIQQYVDEKQMDQIKLDLYYKLGKEKSFLFDDSHDGNDYRKGKYSFRTFKLSGKEKQLILQQHKSGRFDAEYKTFKIHLHGLPFKISKIEVDNEEIDLKKVKPNGDNILKVDKDFNELHIIG; via the coding sequence ATGATTACAAATACGGAACTAGAAATTAAAGGGAATCAGTTTCCATCAAATATAATCGCATACGAAAAAAATGTAGATACCTTTCATTTTTTTACAGCCAATGGTGTAACTCTCCAGGTAACGGTAATCCGTGATAGCGTTATTCGTTTTAGATATACCACTACTGGCGTTTTTGACAAGGACTTTTCTTATGCCATAACCAAGTATGCCAACAAAGGATATGACATTCTAGACATTGAGGAAACCAAAACGGAATATCGTATTACAACCGAAAAATTAATATGCTGCATCAACAAAGCCGATGCAAAAGTTGCTCTGTACGATGCCAACGACAAGGCACTTATCAATAAAGACGAAATCGGTTTCCATTGGGAAGAAAGCTATCAACACGGTGGTAACATTGTGAAAATGAGCAAGGTATCTGTAAAGGGCGAAAGCTACTATGGCTTGGGCGATAAACCTACGCATCTGAATCTTAAGGGTAAGCGTTTTCAAAATTGGGTAACCGATTCGTACGCTTATGGAAAGGATACTGACCCTATATACAAGGCTATCCCGTTTTTTACAGGACTGAGCAACGGAAAATCCTACGGTATTTTCTTTGACAACACCTTTAGATCTTATTTTGATTTTGCTCAAGAACGTAAAGATGTAATGAGCTTTTGGGCTCAAGGTGGCGAGATGAACTACTATTTCATCTATGGTCCTGAAATGAATGATGTTATTGCCAATTATACCGATCTTACGGGTAAGCCGCACCAAATGCCACCTATGTGGTCTTTGGGTTTTCATCAATGTAAATGGAGCTACTACCCTGAAAGTAAGGTAAAAGAGGTAACCTCTACGTTTAGAAAACTACAAATTCCCTGTGATGCTATTTACTTAGATATCGATTATATGGAAGGATTTAGATGTTTTACTTGGAACAAGGAGTATTTCCCAGATCCGAAGCGGATGGTAAAAGAACTCTCGGATGATGGATTCAAAACCGTGGCAATTATAGATCCGGGCATTAAAATAGATATGGAGTACGATGTCTTTAAGGAAGGTCTGGAGAACGATTATTTCTGTAAACGTGCCGATGGGCCTTATATGAAAGGTAAAGTGTGGCCTGGGCAATGTTATTTTCCGGATTATACCAATCCCGAGGTTAGGGAATGGTGGTCAGGCTTGTTCAAAGAGCTGATTGAGGATATTGGTGTACGAGGTGTTTGGAACGATATGAACGAACCCGCTGTAATGGAAGTACCTAACAAGACCTTTCCAGACGATGTACGTCACGATTATGACGGTAATCCTTGTAGCCACCGCAAAGCACACAACATTTACGGAATGCAAATGGCACGTGCCACGTATAAAGGCTTAAAAAAGTTTGCCTACCCAAAAAGGCCGTTCGTTATTACCCGATCTGCGTATTCTGGTACTCAACGCTATACAAGTTCTTGGACAGGGGATAATGTAGCTACTTGGGAACATCTTTGGATAGCTAATATACAAGCCCAACGTATGTCTATGTCCGGATTTTCCTTTGCAGGAAGCGATATCGGTGGGTTTGCTGAACAGCCTGATGGTGAATTGTTTGCAAGATGGATTCAACTAGGTATTTTTCACCCGTTTTGCCGTGTACATTCCTCAGGAGATCATGGTGACCAAGAACCTTGGGCCTTTGGTGACGAGGTAACGGATATCGTAAGAAAATTCATAGAAATGCGATATCAGTTGTTACCATACCTTTATACTGCCTTTTGGAAGTATTACTCAGACGGAACGCCTATCTTAAAGTCATTGGTAATGTTTGATCAAGCGGATATTCAAACGCATTTTAGAACCGATGAATTTATCTTTGGTGATAAAATGCTGGTCTGTCCCATCCTCGAGCCTAACTCCAAAGGGAGAAGAATGTACATCCCTAAAGGCGATTGGTACAATTTTTGGAACGATGAACTGATTACCGGAGGCAAAGAACTTTGGGTAAACAGTGATATGGACACCATGCCAATATTTATAAAAGCTGGGGCTATCATCCCTAAGTATCCTATACAACAGTACGTAGATGAAAAGCAGATGGATCAGATTAAATTAGACCTGTACTATAAATTAGGTAAAGAAAAATCTTTCTTGTTTGATGATTCGCATGATGGAAATGATTATAGAAAAGGAAAGTATAGTTTTAGAACATTTAAACTAAGTGGTAAAGAAAAACAACTGATTCTTCAACAGCACAAATCGGGTAGATTTGATGCCGAGTACAAAACGTTTAAGATTCATTTGCACGGATTACCGTTCAAAATTTCAAAAATAGAGGTAGATAATGAAGAAATAGACCTGAAAAAAGTAAAACCGAACGGTGACAATATACTTAAAGTCGATAAAGACTTTAATGAATTGCATATAATTGGTTAA
- the glgB gene encoding 1,4-alpha-glucan branching protein GlgB yields the protein MTKVTTYSLFTDFDIDLFKSGKHFKLYEKFGSHITTVDGIKGTYFAVWAPSAKLVSVIGDFNHWSAHNHPLNVRWDASGIWEGFIPDVGKGSLYKYKIHSNHNDVITEKADPYARRCEHPPKTASIVWDIDDYKWKDKKWMGYRKDKNGLDKPYSVYEVHLDSWMKTDANERLTYKQLAKKLVQYVKEMNFTHIELMPIMEYPYDPSWGYQLTGYFAPTSRFGTPQDFMYLVDQFHQNDIGVILDWVPSHFPSDDHGLGFFDGSHLYEHPDRRKGYHQDWKSLIFNYDRNEVRSFLISNALFWLEKYNIDCLRVDAVASMLYLDYSRDDGEWEPNIYGERENLAAVSLLKEFNQAVQDNFEGVITIAEESTAFPGVTRAVEHDGLGFGMKWMMGWMHDTLDYFGKDPIYRQHHQNDITFSLAYAFSEHFMLPLSHDEVVYGKRSILGRMPGDEWQRFANLRLLYGYMFTHPGTNLVFMGGEFGQYDEWNFKTSLQWNLLEFELHKNTQTFFKDLNQFYRDTPALYEKAFSHEGFEWISLDDSKNSILAYIRKGHDKENDRVVVCNFTPKTIEKYDIGLPRKVKIKEIFNSDAKKYGGSGLSNTRQITAKKKKLHNKPYSATIKIPPLGVIVFKMM from the coding sequence ATGACCAAAGTTACAACTTATAGCCTATTTACTGATTTTGACATTGACCTTTTCAAATCAGGCAAACATTTTAAACTGTACGAAAAATTCGGTTCGCATATCACCACAGTAGATGGTATCAAAGGCACCTATTTTGCCGTTTGGGCACCTTCGGCAAAACTGGTTTCCGTCATTGGTGATTTTAACCACTGGTCAGCACACAACCATCCATTAAATGTGCGTTGGGACGCCTCTGGAATCTGGGAAGGTTTTATTCCCGATGTAGGGAAAGGCAGTTTGTATAAATACAAAATCCATAGCAACCATAACGACGTAATTACCGAAAAAGCAGATCCATATGCGAGACGGTGCGAACATCCGCCTAAAACGGCCTCCATTGTCTGGGATATTGATGATTATAAATGGAAGGACAAAAAATGGATGGGCTATAGAAAGGATAAAAACGGACTGGATAAACCCTATTCCGTTTACGAAGTACATCTGGATTCATGGATGAAAACCGATGCCAATGAGCGATTGACCTATAAGCAATTGGCAAAAAAATTGGTCCAGTACGTTAAGGAAATGAACTTTACCCATATTGAGTTGATGCCCATTATGGAATACCCCTATGATCCTTCTTGGGGTTATCAGTTAACAGGCTACTTTGCTCCTACTTCACGTTTTGGAACACCTCAAGATTTTATGTATTTGGTAGATCAGTTTCACCAAAATGATATTGGTGTAATTTTAGATTGGGTGCCGTCACATTTTCCGTCGGACGATCACGGATTGGGCTTTTTTGATGGTTCGCATTTATATGAACATCCCGACCGCAGGAAAGGCTATCATCAAGATTGGAAAAGCCTTATTTTTAATTATGACAGAAACGAAGTACGTTCTTTTCTGATTAGTAACGCCTTATTTTGGTTAGAAAAGTACAATATAGATTGCCTGCGTGTAGATGCCGTAGCGTCAATGCTATACTTGGATTATTCACGTGATGATGGTGAATGGGAACCAAATATTTATGGTGAAAGAGAAAATTTGGCCGCTGTTTCATTATTAAAAGAATTCAATCAGGCTGTTCAGGATAATTTTGAGGGTGTAATCACCATTGCCGAGGAATCTACTGCTTTTCCAGGTGTTACTCGTGCGGTTGAACATGACGGATTGGGATTCGGTATGAAATGGATGATGGGTTGGATGCATGATACCTTAGATTATTTTGGTAAAGACCCCATTTACAGACAGCATCATCAAAATGATATTACGTTCAGTTTGGCCTATGCTTTTTCGGAGCATTTTATGTTGCCTCTATCGCACGACGAAGTGGTGTATGGGAAAAGATCTATTTTAGGACGAATGCCTGGCGATGAATGGCAACGCTTTGCCAATTTGAGATTGCTTTACGGCTATATGTTTACACATCCAGGTACTAATCTGGTTTTTATGGGTGGTGAGTTTGGGCAATACGATGAATGGAATTTTAAAACCAGCTTACAATGGAACTTGTTGGAATTTGAACTGCACAAGAATACACAAACATTTTTTAAGGATCTCAATCAATTTTATCGTGATACACCAGCTTTATATGAAAAAGCGTTCAGTCACGAAGGTTTTGAATGGATAAGTTTAGATGATAGCAAAAATTCCATTTTAGCCTACATCCGAAAAGGACATGATAAAGAAAACGATAGAGTTGTGGTCTGTAACTTTACGCCCAAAACTATTGAAAAATATGATATTGGCTTACCACGAAAGGTCAAGATTAAAGAGATATTTAATAGCGACGCCAAAAAATATGGTGGTAGCGGACTTTCAAACACCCGACAAATTACTGCAAAAAAGAAAAAACTACATAATAAGCCTTATTCAGCAACGATTAAAATTCCACCATTAGGGGTAATTGTGTTTAAGATGATGTAA
- a CDS encoding glucose-1-phosphate adenylyltransferase, with protein MNITNDVLSIILGGGQGSRLYPLTESRSKPAVPIAGKYRLVDIPISNCINSDIKRIYVLTQFNSASLNRHIKNTYHFSFFSSAFVDVLAAEQTIHSQSWFQGTADAVRQSMHHFLRHDFKYALILSGDQLYQMDYDLMLQEHIKKDAEISIATIPVNAKDATSFGILKADEDNVITSFVEKPDAELLPDWTSEVSKDMKKEGRNYLASMGIYIFNRQLLIDLMSNPDTNDFGKEIIPHAIKDHKTLSYQFEGYWTDIGNIDSFFEANLGLTDNIPKFNLYDKDQRVYTRARILPTSKVSGTVLDKAVIAEGCIVQAAKIETSVIGIRSRIGKESTVINTYMMGCDYYESLEEINRKKTPILMGIGERCFIKNAIIDKNCRIGDDVRINGGKHLKDKETDDYVIKDGIVVIKKNAIIPKGYVI; from the coding sequence ATGAATATTACCAATGATGTATTATCTATTATATTAGGAGGAGGGCAAGGATCAAGACTTTACCCATTAACAGAATCAAGATCTAAACCGGCTGTACCTATTGCTGGTAAATATAGGTTGGTTGATATTCCTATCTCTAATTGTATTAATAGTGATATTAAAAGGATTTATGTATTAACACAGTTTAATTCTGCATCATTAAACAGGCATATTAAAAATACGTATCACTTTAGTTTTTTCAGCTCTGCTTTTGTAGATGTTTTAGCTGCTGAACAGACAATTCATAGTCAGTCTTGGTTTCAGGGGACGGCTGATGCTGTAAGGCAAAGTATGCATCATTTTTTACGTCACGATTTTAAATATGCTCTAATTTTATCTGGAGATCAATTATATCAAATGGATTATGATTTGATGTTGCAAGAACATATTAAAAAAGATGCTGAAATATCTATTGCCACTATTCCAGTTAATGCTAAAGACGCAACTTCATTCGGTATTTTAAAAGCAGATGAGGACAATGTGATAACTTCTTTCGTTGAAAAGCCTGATGCTGAGTTATTACCAGATTGGACATCTGAAGTTAGTAAAGACATGAAAAAAGAAGGTAGAAATTACTTAGCTTCAATGGGTATTTATATTTTTAACAGACAGCTGTTAATTGATTTAATGAGCAATCCAGATACTAATGATTTTGGTAAAGAAATTATTCCGCATGCTATAAAAGATCACAAAACGCTGAGTTATCAGTTTGAAGGATATTGGACTGATATTGGTAATATAGATTCTTTCTTTGAAGCCAACTTGGGCTTAACCGATAATATTCCGAAGTTCAATCTTTATGATAAGGATCAAAGAGTTTATACCAGAGCAAGAATATTACCAACCTCAAAAGTATCAGGAACGGTTTTAGATAAAGCTGTAATTGCGGAAGGTTGTATAGTCCAAGCAGCAAAAATTGAAACCTCAGTTATTGGTATTAGATCAAGAATAGGAAAAGAATCAACTGTAATTAACACCTACATGATGGGATGTGATTATTACGAATCTTTGGAAGAAATAAACAGAAAGAAAACACCGATTTTAATGGGAATTGGAGAAAGATGTTTTATAAAAAATGCCATCATTGATAAAAATTGTAGAATTGGTGATGATGTAAGAATTAATGGAGGGAAACATTTAAAAGATAAAGAAACTGATGATTATGTAATTAAAGACGGTATTGTAGTTATTAAAAAGAACGCTATAATTCCCAAAGGATATGTTATTTAA
- a CDS encoding glycogen synthase, whose amino-acid sequence MNILHVSAECYPIAKVGGLADVVGSLPKYQNKLGVTSEAIMPFYDNAFTQSHTFNTIASSKVKLGVFDLDVNILTLEDNDLGYDLYFVDIPTLLYKNYVYSSEDTERFLAFQIAVLDWVMLRKKKPNVVHCHDHHTGLIPFMMGQSYKYQQLNSIPTIVTIHNAQYQGWFSHDKVYMIPEFDFDQVGLIDWDQMINPLAAAIKSAWKVTTVSPSYMEELKNNANGLENLLNHESGKCVGILNGIDANVWNPRTDSYIVKKYTQKTVNGGRKVNKEFLCKEFGLDPKKPLFSFIGRLVGEKGADLFPQIFDAALTHLDINILLLGSGQKDIENALQVLTYKHKDNYNAYIGYDEKLAHIIYAGADFLLMPSRVEPCGLNQMYALRYGTIPIVNSIGGLKDTVIDVESGGFGFVHHQLSVEEVVNTMQRATLLYKDLKKFKKIRNLIMEIDHSWDSSAQAYINLYKSLKK is encoded by the coding sequence ATGAATATTTTACATGTCAGTGCGGAGTGTTACCCTATTGCCAAGGTTGGCGGTTTGGCAGATGTAGTTGGTTCATTGCCTAAGTATCAAAATAAACTGGGTGTAACCAGTGAGGCAATTATGCCTTTCTATGATAATGCTTTTACGCAATCACATACTTTTAACACAATAGCTAGCTCTAAAGTAAAGTTAGGGGTTTTTGACCTTGACGTCAACATATTGACCTTGGAGGACAATGATTTAGGCTACGACCTTTATTTTGTAGATATTCCTACCTTATTATATAAAAACTACGTGTATTCTTCAGAAGATACGGAACGTTTTTTAGCATTTCAGATAGCTGTATTAGATTGGGTTATGCTAAGAAAGAAAAAGCCAAATGTGGTGCATTGCCACGATCATCATACAGGGCTAATCCCTTTTATGATGGGACAATCGTATAAATACCAGCAACTTAATAGTATTCCAACTATTGTTACTATTCATAATGCCCAATACCAAGGATGGTTTTCGCATGATAAGGTATATATGATCCCCGAATTTGATTTTGATCAAGTAGGTTTGATTGATTGGGACCAAATGATAAACCCCTTGGCTGCTGCCATTAAAAGTGCATGGAAAGTGACTACGGTATCACCAAGTTACATGGAAGAACTAAAAAACAATGCCAACGGACTGGAGAATCTTCTTAATCATGAAAGCGGCAAGTGTGTAGGTATTTTAAATGGAATAGATGCCAATGTGTGGAATCCGCGTACGGACAGTTATATTGTAAAAAAGTACACGCAAAAAACAGTTAATGGCGGAAGAAAAGTCAATAAGGAGTTTCTCTGTAAAGAGTTTGGGCTAGACCCGAAGAAACCCTTATTTTCATTTATAGGTAGATTAGTAGGAGAGAAAGGAGCTGATCTTTTTCCGCAAATTTTTGATGCTGCCCTAACTCATTTGGACATTAATATTTTATTGTTAGGCTCAGGGCAAAAAGATATTGAGAATGCCCTACAAGTACTTACTTATAAGCATAAGGACAATTACAATGCCTACATCGGCTACGACGAAAAACTGGCACATATTATCTACGCTGGTGCAGATTTTCTGTTGATGCCATCGCGGGTAGAACCCTGTGGCCTCAACCAGATGTACGCTCTGCGTTACGGCACCATACCAATAGTAAATAGTATTGGTGGACTAAAAGATACGGTTATTGATGTTGAAAGCGGCGGATTTGGTTTTGTGCACCACCAACTTTCGGTCGAAGAAGTGGTAAATACAATGCAAAGAGCAACGCTATTGTACAAAGATTTGAAAAAGTTCAAAAAAATCCGTAATTTAATCATGGAAATTGACCATTCGTGGGATTCTTCGGCACAAGCGTATATTAATTTATATAAATCTTTAAAAAAATAA